One part of the Mangrovibacillus cuniculi genome encodes these proteins:
- a CDS encoding DHH family phosphoesterase has product MPYFITRRMIRYPLYGLISVSVLISILLFTYNWWLSLISVLINGALFYAVFYLEQKTFLDVEEHINTLSYRVKKVGEEALMELPVGIMLINDDFFVEWTNPYMAAAFNEDSVVGRSLYDVGESLIPLIKQDVQSDVITINDKKFNVILRLEEKLLYFFDVTEKTEIERKYEDERTVISIIFLDNYDELTQAMDDQTRSTLNSMVTSTLNKWAKETGVFLKRVSSERFIAVFNERILHVLEKEKFSILDEVRELTSKQSVPLTLSIGVGTGVSSLPELGAFAQSSLDLALGRGGDQVALKLPNGKVKFYGGKTNPMEKRTRVRARVISHALKELIAESDKVIVMGHKHPDMDAIGASIGVRKMAEMNGVEGYVVLNFTDIDTGVRRLIKEVENYPDLYDQIITPEEALELATEDTLLVVVDTHKPSLVIEEKLVNKVDRIVVIDHHRRGEEFIKNPLLVYMEPYASSTAELVTELLEYQPKTDKISMLEATALLAGIIVDTKSFSLRTGSRTFDAASYLRAQGADTVLVQKFLKEDVETYIQRARIIETVEFIYDGIAVAKGSDEKIHDPVIIAQAADTLLTMDGVIASFVVSRRAENMIGISARSLGDVNVQLIMESLEGGGHLTNAATQLTDITIDEAEERLRTVISEYIEGGTEE; this is encoded by the coding sequence ATGCCGTATTTTATTACAAGGCGAATGATACGTTATCCGCTATATGGGTTAATTTCCGTCTCTGTTCTTATTAGTATTTTATTATTCACTTATAACTGGTGGCTTAGTTTAATTAGTGTGCTAATTAATGGGGCATTATTTTATGCCGTATTCTACTTAGAACAAAAGACGTTTTTAGATGTAGAAGAGCATATTAATACCTTATCTTATCGAGTTAAAAAAGTTGGCGAAGAAGCGCTAATGGAACTTCCGGTGGGAATTATGCTAATAAACGATGATTTCTTTGTAGAGTGGACAAATCCATACATGGCTGCTGCCTTTAATGAAGACAGTGTAGTAGGGAGATCCCTGTATGATGTAGGAGAATCTTTAATTCCTCTGATTAAACAGGATGTTCAATCTGATGTTATTACTATCAATGATAAAAAGTTTAACGTCATACTACGATTAGAAGAAAAGCTATTATACTTTTTTGATGTGACGGAGAAAACTGAAATTGAACGTAAGTATGAAGATGAACGAACAGTCATCTCCATTATTTTCTTAGATAACTATGATGAATTAACGCAAGCGATGGATGATCAAACACGTAGTACACTTAACAGTATGGTGACCTCTACATTGAATAAGTGGGCAAAAGAAACGGGAGTGTTCCTAAAAAGGGTTTCCTCTGAGCGTTTCATCGCAGTCTTTAATGAACGTATTTTACATGTTTTAGAAAAAGAGAAATTCTCTATCTTGGATGAAGTAAGAGAGTTAACCTCTAAGCAAAGTGTCCCTCTAACCTTAAGTATTGGAGTGGGCACAGGGGTGTCCAGTTTACCTGAGCTAGGAGCGTTTGCTCAGTCTAGCCTAGATTTAGCATTAGGGCGTGGTGGAGATCAAGTAGCGCTAAAGCTTCCTAATGGTAAAGTAAAGTTCTATGGTGGTAAAACGAATCCGATGGAAAAGCGTACACGAGTGAGAGCTCGCGTCATTTCTCATGCATTAAAAGAGTTAATTGCAGAGAGTGATAAAGTAATCGTAATGGGGCATAAACACCCTGATATGGATGCAATAGGAGCTTCTATAGGGGTTCGAAAGATGGCGGAAATGAATGGCGTAGAAGGGTATGTTGTGTTAAACTTCACCGATATAGATACTGGAGTAAGAAGATTGATCAAAGAGGTTGAGAATTATCCAGATCTATACGACCAAATTATTACGCCGGAAGAGGCTTTAGAGCTAGCAACGGAAGATACCTTATTAGTAGTAGTCGATACACATAAACCATCCCTTGTTATAGAGGAAAAACTGGTAAATAAGGTAGATAGAATAGTTGTTATTGACCACCACCGTCGTGGGGAAGAATTCATTAAGAATCCTTTACTTGTTTACATGGAGCCGTATGCGTCTTCAACGGCAGAATTGGTAACAGAATTATTAGAGTATCAGCCGAAAACAGATAAGATTAGCATGCTCGAGGCAACTGCCTTATTAGCTGGAATTATTGTTGATACAAAAAGCTTTTCCTTGCGAACAGGGTCACGTACGTTTGATGCAGCTTCTTATTTAAGGGCGCAGGGCGCGGATACAGTACTCGTGCAAAAGTTCTTAAAAGAAGATGTAGAGACATACATTCAACGAGCGCGAATCATAGAAACGGTAGAATTTATTTATGATGGAATTGCCGTTGCGAAAGGTTCAGATGAAAAAATACATGATCCAGTAATTATTGCACAAGCTGCAGATACTTTGTTAACGATGGATGGGGTAATAGCTTCTTTCGTCGTGTCACGCCGAGCAGAAAATATGATTGGAATTAGCGCTCGTTCATTAGGAGATGTTAATGTTCAATTAATTATGGAAAGCTTAGAAGGTGGCGGACATTTAACAAATGCAGCAACACAATTAACAGATATAACAATTGACGAAGCGGAAGAACGACTTCGTACTGTAATAAGTGAGTATATAGAAGGAGGAACCGAAGAATGA
- a CDS encoding YybS family protein, with the protein MENNQLWRTGLLLGALYIAGITFTAFVPYLALVTMFLLPVPVMFFVYKHERKPILVYILLTSLLSIVIGSIGVIPIVAITMIAGYIIGTSLKQKWPYLTTFMAVSMSFLVSFVLSYALISVVANINVFQELITAVEQSVEDSMATFENLDEETRQGLEEQVEQIPQVIQTLIPSALALTSAVAGFLMILIAFVFGKRKGLPVPKAPSLASISLPRSIIWYYLIVLLLLLFGPVESGTYLDTALANLQFMLRVLLFVQGITFLFFLAQWKKWPKALPILISFFTVIFFPLVQIVVFFGIMDLGLQLRQRLTAQKK; encoded by the coding sequence GTGGAAAATAACCAACTTTGGCGAACAGGTTTACTCTTAGGTGCTTTATACATAGCTGGGATTACTTTTACGGCATTTGTCCCTTATTTAGCGCTAGTAACCATGTTTTTATTGCCTGTTCCCGTAATGTTTTTTGTTTATAAGCATGAACGGAAGCCTATCCTAGTATACATATTACTTACTTCTTTACTTTCTATTGTCATAGGTAGTATAGGAGTAATTCCTATCGTTGCTATAACCATGATAGCTGGATATATCATAGGTACCTCTTTAAAACAGAAGTGGCCATATTTAACTACTTTCATGGCGGTTAGCATGAGCTTTTTGGTCTCTTTTGTCTTGTCTTATGCATTGATCTCTGTAGTGGCTAATATTAATGTTTTCCAAGAGTTAATAACAGCTGTAGAGCAATCAGTAGAAGACAGTATGGCTACATTTGAGAACCTAGATGAGGAAACGAGACAAGGTTTAGAAGAGCAAGTGGAACAAATCCCACAAGTAATTCAGACGCTAATTCCTAGTGCTTTAGCTTTAACTTCAGCTGTAGCTGGATTTTTAATGATACTAATTGCTTTTGTATTTGGAAAACGTAAAGGGCTTCCTGTGCCAAAAGCACCGTCACTTGCATCTATTTCGTTACCAAGGTCTATCATTTGGTACTATTTAATTGTTTTATTACTTCTGTTATTTGGACCTGTGGAATCTGGAACATATTTAGATACTGCATTGGCTAACTTGCAGTTTATGTTACGAGTATTGCTCTTTGTACAAGGTATCACTTTCCTCTTCTTTTTAGCACAGTGGAAAAAATGGCCTAAGGCATTGCCAATTTTAATTTCTTTCTTTACCGTTATCTTTTTCCCACTAGTTCAAATCGTTGTATTCTTCGGTATAATGGATTTAGGATTACAACTGAGGCAACGATTAACTGCACAGAAGAAGTAA
- the rpsR gene encoding 30S ribosomal protein S18, with protein sequence MAGGRRGGRKRRKVCYFTANGITSIDYKDIDLLKKFISERGKILPRRVTGTNAKYQRMLTIAIKRSRQMALLPFVTGE encoded by the coding sequence ATGGCAGGAGGACGTCGTGGTGGTCGTAAGCGCCGTAAAGTGTGTTATTTCACAGCTAACGGTATTACAAGCATCGATTATAAAGATATCGATCTACTGAAAAAGTTCATCTCTGAGCGTGGAAAAATCCTTCCTCGTCGTGTGACAGGAACGAACGCGAAATATCAACGTATGTTGACTATCGCTATCAAACGCTCTCGTCAAATGGCATTACTTCCATTCGTAACTGGAGAGTAA
- the ssb gene encoding single-stranded DNA-binding protein gives MMNRVVLVGRLTKDPELRYTPSGVAVATFTLACNRPFTSQNGDREADFINCVVWRKPAENVANFLSKGSLAGVDGRIQTRSFDGQDGKRVFITEVVAESVQFLEPRSANSGSSNRGGQDFGYNGGQQQGQGSSPFGNQNQQRNQGFTRVDEDPFSNDGKPIDISDDDLPF, from the coding sequence ATGATGAACCGTGTCGTATTGGTCGGTCGATTAACGAAAGACCCTGAACTTCGTTATACACCTAGTGGAGTTGCTGTAGCAACATTTACTTTAGCGTGTAACCGTCCTTTTACAAGTCAAAACGGAGACCGTGAAGCGGACTTCATTAACTGTGTTGTCTGGCGTAAACCGGCAGAGAACGTTGCTAACTTCCTTAGCAAAGGTAGTTTAGCTGGAGTTGATGGCCGTATTCAAACTCGTAGTTTCGATGGACAAGATGGTAAACGTGTCTTTATTACGGAAGTAGTAGCAGAAAGCGTTCAATTCTTGGAGCCTCGCTCTGCGAATAGTGGTAGCTCTAACCGTGGTGGACAAGACTTCGGATATAATGGTGGTCAACAACAGGGTCAAGGATCGAGCCCATTTGGTAATCAGAATCAACAACGTAACCAAGGCTTTACTCGTGTAGATGAAGATCCATTCTCTAATGACGGTAAACCTATCGACATTTCAGATGACGATTTACCATTCTAA
- the rpsF gene encoding 30S ribosomal protein S6 has product MTKYEVMYIIRPNIEDEAKKALVERFDNVITSFGGEIIESKEWGKRRLAYEINDFRDGFYHIIKTNAPADAVREFERLAKISEDVIRQIVIREEAK; this is encoded by the coding sequence ATGACAAAGTACGAAGTTATGTACATTATCCGTCCAAACATTGAAGATGAGGCGAAGAAAGCGCTAGTTGAGCGTTTCGATAACGTTATCACTTCTTTCGGCGGTGAGATCATCGAGTCTAAAGAGTGGGGTAAACGCCGTTTAGCGTATGAAATCAATGATTTCCGCGATGGTTTCTACCACATCATCAAAACAAACGCTCCAGCTGATGCTGTTAGAGAATTCGAGCGTCTTGCTAAGATCTCTGAAGATGTGATCCGTCAAATCGTAATCCGTGAAGAAGCAAAATAA
- a CDS encoding glycosyltransferase family 4 protein, with amino-acid sequence MRVALFTDTYFPQVNGVARTLKRFVDHMGKRGIQVELFVPEMEEAPVYPNTHQFTSIPFVFYPECRTAIANPAKIQQRLRSFRPDIIHVATPLTMGLYGAHAAKKLGIPLVGSYHTHFDHYLEYYKLTWLSPLLWRYMKWFHAPFERIFVPSEETKNHLDDKGFENLSIWSRGVEHTFFHPQHALKNAIREQYSIHEKYVFTYVGRIAPEKDLETLENIIKRFPLDKQKDVHWVIVGNGPSYDEFKQSMSDRTNVTLTGYMSGEELAGAYAGADAFVFPSPTETFGNVVLEALACGTPSFVANSGGVAGIVQHHKTGAICEARNAESFIGELENFMDNPSKQREWSLESRAFAKMQSWDAIFDQLLSEYEEVLFKQPMLRHA; translated from the coding sequence ATGCGAGTTGCTTTATTTACCGATACGTACTTTCCGCAAGTAAATGGTGTTGCGAGGACCTTAAAAAGATTTGTGGATCATATGGGAAAACGTGGGATACAAGTAGAATTGTTCGTCCCTGAAATGGAAGAAGCTCCTGTTTATCCAAATACACATCAGTTTACAAGTATACCTTTTGTGTTTTATCCAGAATGTCGCACGGCCATTGCAAATCCAGCCAAAATACAGCAACGATTACGTTCATTTCGACCAGACATTATCCATGTGGCAACACCTTTAACCATGGGACTTTACGGGGCACATGCAGCAAAAAAATTAGGGATTCCGCTAGTAGGTTCTTATCATACGCATTTTGATCATTACTTAGAATACTATAAATTAACATGGTTATCACCGCTGTTATGGAGATATATGAAATGGTTTCATGCACCGTTTGAAAGAATTTTTGTTCCATCTGAAGAAACAAAAAATCATTTAGATGACAAGGGGTTTGAGAACTTATCGATATGGTCACGGGGTGTAGAGCATACCTTTTTCCACCCGCAACATGCATTAAAGAATGCGATTAGAGAGCAATACTCTATTCATGAAAAGTACGTCTTCACTTACGTAGGAAGAATTGCTCCAGAGAAAGACTTAGAGACTCTAGAGAATATTATCAAGCGTTTTCCTTTAGATAAACAAAAAGATGTACATTGGGTGATTGTGGGGAACGGACCAAGTTATGATGAGTTTAAGCAATCTATGAGTGATCGTACAAATGTGACGCTAACTGGGTACATGAGTGGAGAAGAATTAGCTGGTGCTTACGCTGGAGCAGATGCATTTGTTTTCCCTTCACCAACGGAGACGTTCGGAAATGTAGTCTTGGAAGCATTAGCCTGTGGAACACCATCATTTGTAGCGAATTCAGGTGGAGTAGCAGGGATTGTTCAGCACCATAAGACGGGTGCCATTTGTGAAGCAAGAAATGCAGAGTCTTTTATTGGAGAGCTGGAGAACTTTATGGATAATCCATCGAAACAGAGAGAATGGTCTTTAGAATCGAGAGCCTTTGCCAAAATGCAATCTTGGGATGCCATTTTTGATCAGCTTTTAAGTGAATATGAGGAAGTATTGTTTAAGCAGCCGATGTTAAGGCATGCATGA
- a CDS encoding phosphatase PAP2 family protein, with product MDRAREWITKHDETWFYLCNQSQPAFIQFFKWITHLGGATLTIGIQLFFILFPQFELRRVAIVAAVALTISHIIVVLIKRLVKRIRPYLSLPNVTPHGHLFKDHSFPSGHSTAIFSVVIPYMLAMPNVTFILLPLAGLVAFSRVVLGVHYPTDIVVGSSLGTITAMFVFALI from the coding sequence ATGGACAGGGCAAGAGAATGGATTACAAAGCATGATGAGACTTGGTTTTATCTATGTAATCAATCTCAACCAGCATTTATTCAATTTTTCAAATGGATTACGCATCTTGGTGGAGCGACACTGACTATTGGAATACAGTTGTTTTTTATCCTGTTTCCTCAGTTTGAACTACGAAGAGTTGCCATTGTAGCAGCTGTTGCTCTCACAATTAGTCATATTATTGTTGTGTTAATAAAAAGGTTAGTTAAAAGAATTCGCCCTTATTTGTCACTACCAAATGTTACGCCTCACGGGCACTTATTTAAAGATCATTCTTTCCCATCAGGACATTCGACAGCCATTTTTTCTGTCGTAATCCCATATATGTTAGCAATGCCTAATGTGACATTTATTTTGTTACCTCTTGCAGGTCTAGTTGCTTTTTCACGAGTAGTGCTAGGAGTGCATTATCCAACTGATATTGTTGTAGGTTCTTCTTTGGGTACTATCACAGCTATGTTCGTGTTTGCTTTGATATAA
- the ychF gene encoding redox-regulated ATPase YchF → MALTAGIVGLPNVGKSTLFNAITKAGAESANYPFCTIDPNVGIVEVPDERLQKLTELIQPKKTVPTTFEFTDIAGIVKGASKGEGLGNKFLAHIREVDAICQVVRCFVDENITHVAGTVDPIADIETINLELILADLESVDKRLARVAKMAKQKDKAAMAEEEVLVKIKAALEEERPARTVEFSDEQARIAKGLHLLTAKPVLYVANVGEDEVADSSDNELVQRVRDFASNEGAEVIVVCAKIESEIAELDDEEKAMFLSELGIEESGLDQLIRAAYSLLGLATYFTAGVQEVRAWTFRHGMKAPECAGIIHTDFERGFIRAETVSYEDLVAGGTMSAAKEAGKVRLEGKEYIVKDGDVIHFRFNV, encoded by the coding sequence ATGGCATTAACAGCTGGTATTGTAGGTTTACCGAACGTTGGTAAATCAACGCTATTCAATGCAATAACAAAAGCAGGTGCAGAATCTGCTAACTATCCTTTCTGTACAATTGATCCAAACGTAGGAATCGTAGAGGTTCCAGATGAGCGTCTTCAAAAGCTAACAGAATTAATTCAACCGAAAAAAACAGTTCCAACTACTTTTGAGTTTACAGATATTGCTGGTATTGTAAAAGGTGCTAGTAAAGGGGAAGGTCTAGGTAACAAATTCTTGGCTCATATTCGTGAAGTAGATGCTATTTGCCAAGTAGTTCGTTGTTTCGTAGATGAAAACATCACGCATGTTGCTGGTACAGTAGATCCAATCGCTGATATCGAAACGATTAACCTAGAGTTAATTCTTGCTGACCTTGAATCAGTAGACAAGCGCCTTGCTCGTGTCGCAAAAATGGCAAAGCAAAAAGATAAAGCTGCAATGGCAGAAGAAGAAGTGTTAGTGAAAATTAAAGCTGCTTTAGAAGAAGAAAGACCAGCTCGTACAGTAGAGTTTTCTGATGAGCAAGCTCGTATTGCAAAAGGTCTACACCTTTTAACAGCGAAACCCGTACTTTACGTTGCAAACGTAGGGGAAGATGAAGTTGCGGATTCTTCTGATAACGAATTAGTACAAAGAGTACGTGACTTTGCTTCTAATGAAGGCGCAGAAGTAATCGTTGTTTGTGCGAAAATTGAATCAGAAATTGCTGAGTTAGATGATGAAGAAAAAGCAATGTTCTTATCAGAGCTTGGTATTGAAGAGTCTGGGTTAGATCAATTGATCCGTGCTGCTTACTCTCTTCTTGGCCTAGCTACTTACTTCACTGCTGGTGTGCAAGAAGTTCGTGCGTGGACGTTCCGCCATGGTATGAAAGCACCTGAGTGTGCTGGAATTATTCATACTGATTTTGAACGTGGATTTATCCGTGCCGAAACGGTTTCTTATGAAGATTTAGTAGCGGGTGGAACAATGTCTGCTGCAAAAGAAGCTGGTAAAGTACGTTTAGAAGGAAAAGAATATATCGTAAAAGACGGAGATGTGATTCACTTCCGCTTTAACGTTTAA
- a CDS encoding DUF951 domain-containing protein: MEAKEFGIYDVVQMKKAHPCGTNEWQIIRLGMDIRIKCQGCGHSVMIPRRDFVRKMKKVLVRHEE; encoded by the coding sequence ATGGAAGCAAAAGAGTTTGGTATTTACGATGTTGTGCAAATGAAAAAAGCTCATCCTTGTGGTACAAACGAATGGCAAATTATCCGATTAGGGATGGATATTCGAATCAAATGCCAGGGTTGTGGCCATAGTGTGATGATTCCAAGGCGTGATTTTGTTCGTAAAATGAAAAAAGTGTTAGTAAGGCATGAAGAATAA
- a CDS encoding mechanosensitive ion channel family protein: MDKNLKEVEGALNESAEKLLDKEMWLNIGEITLQIIVILLLTMIAQRIVKSMLSNVFKVRSRTPLNFSQRRETTLQKLLENVATYVIYFVSLVTILGTFNINVQGLIAGAGIVGLAVGFGAQNLVRDIISGFFIIFEDQFSVGDYVRIGQAEGFVEEIGLRTTKVKSWTGELHIFPNGSIVEVVNFSIHNSIAVVDISIAYEGDIAKAESVIQEWLQTVPEKYVDVVKTPELLGVQTLGASEVVLRLIAETLPMKHLSVARGLRKDLKVVLDQHGIEIPFPRLVMYSREEEKQNVPATE, from the coding sequence ATGGACAAAAACTTAAAAGAAGTTGAAGGTGCTCTAAATGAGTCAGCAGAAAAACTATTAGATAAAGAAATGTGGTTGAATATAGGTGAAATCACGCTACAAATCATTGTTATCCTTTTGTTAACAATGATAGCGCAACGAATTGTCAAATCCATGCTTTCAAATGTGTTTAAAGTTAGATCTCGTACACCTTTAAATTTTTCACAAAGAAGAGAAACGACACTTCAAAAATTACTAGAAAATGTCGCGACATATGTTATTTATTTTGTGTCTCTAGTAACTATTTTAGGAACGTTTAATATTAACGTACAAGGTTTAATTGCCGGTGCCGGAATTGTCGGTTTAGCAGTTGGTTTTGGTGCTCAAAACTTAGTTCGAGACATCATCTCGGGTTTCTTCATTATTTTTGAAGACCAATTTTCTGTTGGCGATTATGTACGAATAGGTCAAGCAGAAGGATTTGTAGAAGAGATTGGGCTACGTACTACAAAAGTAAAAAGTTGGACCGGAGAACTGCATATTTTTCCAAATGGTAGTATTGTAGAAGTAGTGAACTTTTCTATTCATAACAGTATTGCTGTTGTAGATATATCAATTGCTTATGAAGGTGACATCGCAAAAGCAGAAAGTGTCATACAAGAATGGTTGCAGACGGTACCAGAGAAGTATGTCGATGTAGTGAAAACACCTGAATTGCTTGGTGTTCAAACATTGGGTGCTTCTGAAGTCGTTTTACGTCTCATCGCCGAAACGTTACCAATGAAACACTTATCTGTAGCTAGGGGGCTTCGCAAGGATCTAAAAGTTGTGTTAGATCAACACGGTATAGAAATTCCTTTCCCTCGTCTTGTTATGTACTCTCGAGAAGAAGAAAAGCAAAATGTACCGGCGACAGAATAA
- the yyaC gene encoding spore protease YyaC — translation MSSSFGLFPRPPESNRILYDEENSGQKLATLLWPHLPITSGKPIVFICIGTDRSTGDSLGPLIGSLLEDKQVDPFYIYGTLEDPIHAVNLTEKLELIQALHPDAFIVAIDACLGRLKSVGGVQVLEGPLKPGAGVQKELPPVGDIHITGIVNVSGFMEYMVLQNTRLFLVMEMAKCIADAIYKVSAFSKRYDALSKEYFNDEKNA, via the coding sequence ATGAGTAGCTCATTTGGACTTTTTCCAAGGCCACCAGAATCCAATCGAATACTTTACGATGAAGAAAATAGTGGTCAAAAATTGGCTACTTTATTATGGCCACACTTACCGATTACATCGGGCAAGCCAATAGTATTCATCTGCATAGGTACAGACCGTTCTACTGGTGATTCTCTTGGTCCTTTAATTGGATCACTGTTAGAAGATAAGCAAGTAGATCCGTTTTATATTTACGGTACGTTAGAAGACCCTATTCATGCCGTAAATTTAACAGAAAAGTTAGAGCTTATTCAAGCTCTTCATCCGGACGCATTTATTGTAGCAATAGATGCTTGTTTAGGAAGGCTTAAAAGTGTTGGCGGAGTTCAAGTGCTAGAAGGACCTCTAAAACCTGGTGCAGGAGTACAAAAAGAATTACCACCTGTAGGAGACATTCATATTACAGGAATTGTAAATGTTAGCGGGTTTATGGAGTACATGGTACTTCAAAATACTAGATTATTTCTAGTAATGGAGATGGCGAAGTGTATAGCAGATGCCATTTATAAGGTAAGTGCCTTTTCTAAACGATATGATGCTCTTTCAAAAGAATATTTTAATGATGAGAAGAATGCATAA
- a CDS encoding DUF554 domain-containing protein, giving the protein MVLEGTLVNGATIIVGTLIGLCFRRIPDQMKDTVMKVLGLAVILLGIQMGLEGNDFLIVIFSLVIGSVLGEWWRLDLKLQSIGEWLQVKMKSEKETPVAEGFVTATLIFVIGAMAILGPLDSGIRQDHTVLYTKSMIDGFTSIILGSTLGIGVLFSFIPVVVYQGSIALLANVINQLVSEELMAVFIANLTATGGILIMAIGLSVMGLSQIRIANLLPSIIVVVLLTVGQSMWPF; this is encoded by the coding sequence ATGGTTTTAGAAGGAACTTTAGTAAACGGTGCGACAATCATCGTCGGTACACTGATTGGGTTATGTTTTAGAAGAATTCCAGACCAAATGAAAGATACAGTTATGAAGGTGTTAGGACTAGCTGTTATTCTCCTGGGCATTCAAATGGGATTAGAAGGAAATGACTTCTTAATTGTTATATTCTCTTTAGTTATTGGTAGTGTACTAGGAGAATGGTGGCGATTAGACTTAAAACTTCAATCTATTGGTGAATGGCTGCAAGTAAAAATGAAAAGTGAGAAAGAAACACCTGTTGCAGAAGGTTTTGTTACAGCAACACTAATCTTTGTAATTGGAGCTATGGCCATTTTAGGACCTTTAGATAGCGGTATTCGACAAGATCACACGGTTCTTTATACAAAGTCGATGATTGATGGTTTTACCTCGATTATCTTAGGTTCTACACTTGGGATAGGAGTATTGTTTTCTTTCATACCGGTTGTAGTATATCAAGGTAGCATTGCATTACTTGCAAATGTGATAAATCAGTTGGTTTCAGAAGAATTGATGGCAGTATTTATTGCTAACTTAACGGCTACTGGTGGTATCTTGATTATGGCTATCGGCCTATCTGTTATGGGACTAAGCCAAATTCGGATTGCAAATTTATTACCTAGTATCATAGTGGTTGTCCTTTTGACTGTAGGACAGTCTATGTGGCCATTTTAA
- a CDS encoding ParB/RepB/Spo0J family partition protein, translated as MARGLGKGINALFQTPEVEAGEKVEKLALEELRPNPYQPRKIFQQEAIDELSASIREHGILQPIIVRKGRKGYEIVVGERRFRAAKQAKLTEIPVVVRDLNEQQMMELAVLENLQREDLSSIEEAIAYQTLMDKLSLTQEEVAKRLGKSRPHITNHLRLLTLPDKVQQLINDGKLSMGHGRALVGLKNKTQLVALADKTIKESLNVRQLESIIQQLNENVSRETTKKPEKKNVFIQEQEEWLRGYFGTAVSIKQQKKDKGKIEIEYYSNEDLERVLELLSKK; from the coding sequence ATGGCTAGAGGGCTTGGAAAAGGCATCAACGCATTATTTCAAACACCAGAAGTGGAAGCGGGAGAAAAAGTAGAGAAGTTAGCGCTAGAAGAGCTTCGCCCAAATCCTTACCAACCTAGAAAGATATTTCAACAAGAAGCAATAGATGAACTATCCGCTTCCATTCGTGAACATGGTATTTTACAACCTATCATCGTTCGTAAAGGAAGAAAAGGATATGAAATTGTCGTCGGAGAGAGACGTTTCCGTGCGGCTAAACAAGCTAAGCTAACAGAAATTCCTGTTGTTGTTCGTGATTTGAACGAGCAGCAAATGATGGAGCTTGCTGTGTTAGAAAATCTTCAACGTGAAGATCTATCCTCTATTGAAGAAGCGATTGCGTATCAAACTTTGATGGATAAACTATCTTTAACACAAGAAGAGGTAGCAAAACGTTTAGGAAAAAGTAGACCACACATTACCAACCATCTTCGTTTATTAACATTGCCTGATAAAGTTCAACAGCTAATCAATGATGGTAAGCTATCTATGGGACACGGACGAGCTTTAGTTGGTCTGAAAAATAAAACTCAATTAGTAGCTCTAGCAGATAAAACAATTAAAGAATCATTGAATGTACGACAATTAGAATCTATCATTCAACAATTAAACGAAAATGTTTCACGTGAAACAACGAAAAAGCCAGAGAAGAAAAATGTCTTTATCCAAGAGCAAGAAGAATGGTTAAGAGGGTATTTTGGAACAGCAGTTTCCATTAAACAACAAAAGAAAGATAAAGGGAAGATTGAGATAGAGTACTATTCCAACGAGGATTTAGAACGAGTCTTAGAACTCCTTTCAAAAAAATAA